Proteins encoded in a region of the Hypomesus transpacificus isolate Combined female chromosome 17, fHypTra1, whole genome shotgun sequence genome:
- the LOC124479596 gene encoding uncharacterized protein LOC124479596 isoform X3 — protein sequence MEKNNTDSSQPEVNEGRKGSLSGNKGTFIRVLTVRPLSLEDMDLVEPSDLPPPTVPTTGSKAQLEALEVASTSQGISGVERMPPGTTRTPSGTPSPDLQVEAKASLGSVAAEVIEAVISNVLAARAALQEEAQGPVTCSSVSYFLSAVCADVQTLPLLRRSGSSSRSSGRSLGELLTTMSRTNVVQAVELKLEEQFGPCRKEGSSTSSSSQSLTEDLVMLPYLGNGRYGHSLASDLVEEIIESIKSAVELLESQSSTSRAGNSSSLTGWDALDVSSAAKKMVCKAAAKLSPLVSSSRMGDVTADESVSLMNETSLESLPPSLIRLLLIRSVDTVSAACRAISSEFCYRESVKNEGLTKLQELANEQMLACLNKGVEEVEIDELIEGISAISDHSLILRRPELSFSHIYRSLFVDTLLPGCGHRTTEVLETLIFVCPQVPPTAGESQAHNNMRVGEIIKEYVIKGRDVFQQVLRRATQKLSRQPATTHAANPESSERPSLMVSSDNCENLLGVILDDLHEVVEQHKASAKTRSGGRKFWEQVHSSSQLLYDSTLRTLQKAADKLSAFEERTFKIIPPMPSRQEPIHSCAESSVQGQLQKSLEVNLPSTSSQACQETQDRTVRILTERVMDDTLCESAVAALCPGADLGELSPAAVIIDAGTASTSARETRKPKKGLKWLSKKAKLFKNKVLKRKTEPKKPSAQEELPPSSHVTPGAKCGSPLNLEQSKDLETNQEPLRHPLHVRMFRALQSIIKTFKVS from the exons ATGGAGAAAAATAATACAGACTCATCTCAGCCCGAGGTGAACGAGGGAAGAAAGGGGAGTCTGTCTGGAAACAAGGGCACCTTCATCAGGGTGTTGACCGTGAGGCCTCTAAGTTTGGAGGACATGGACCTGGTCGAGCCCTCGGATCTGCCCCCTCCTACAGTACCCACCACTGGGTCTAAAGCCCAGCTGGAAGCCCTGGAGGTTGCGTCCACTTCCCAGGGCATCAGTGGAGTGGAGAGAATGCCCCCTGGCACAACCAGGACACCCAGTGGAACTCCCTCTCCGGATCTGCAGGTGGAGGCCAAGGCCAGTCTGGGCTCTGTGGCAGCTGAGGTGATCGAGGCGGTCATCAGCAACGTCCTGGCAGCCAGGGCCGCCCTCCAAGAAGAAGCTCAAGGGCCTGTTACCTGTTCCTCTGTGAGCTacttcctctctgctgtctgtgcCGACGTGCAGACTCTACCGCTGCTGAGGAGGTCAGGGAGCAGCAGTCGATCATCTGGAAGGTCCCTCGGAGAGCTCCTGACCACCATGTCGAGGACCAACGTTGTCCAGGCTGTGGAGCTGAAGCTGGAGGAGCAGTTTGGGCCGTGTAGGAAGGAGGGCTCGTCCACATCTTCATCCAGCCAATCACTGACTGAGGATTTGGTCATGCTCCCTTATCTGGGGAACGGTCGCTATGGACATTCCTTGGCCAGTGACCTGGTCGAGGAGATCATCGAATCCATTAAAAGTGCTGTTGAGTTGCTGGAAAGCCAGTCTTCAACATCCAGAGCAGGGAACAGCTCCTCCCTCACAGGATGGGACGCATTGGATGTTTCCTCTGCAGCCAAGAAGATGGTTTGCAAGGCAGCGGCCAAACTAAGCCCCCTGGTGAGCTCCTCCAGGATGGGAGATGTGACGGCGGACGAGAGCGTCTCTTTGATGAACGAGACGTCTCTGGAAAGTTTGCCCCCGTCTCTCATCAGGCTTCTGTTGATCCGGTCTGTCGACACGGTGTCAGCAGCCTGCAGAGCCATAAGTAGTGAGTTCTGCTATCGGGAGAGCGTGAAGAATGAAGGCTTGACCAAACTCCAGGAGCTGGCCAACGAACAGATGTTGGCCTGTCTAAACAAGGGCGTAGAGGAAGTGGAGATCGATGAGCTCATCGAAGGCATCTCAGCCATCTCGGATCATTCGCTGATCCTAAGGCGCCCGGAGTTGTCCTTCTCCCACATCTACCGCTCCTTGTTCGTTGACACCCTTCTGCCAGGGTGTGGACACAGAACCACCGAGGTCCTGGAGACCTTGATTTTTGTATGTCCTCAGGTCCCACCCACAGCTGGAGAGAGCCAGGCTCATAATAACATGCGAGTGGGAGAGATCATTAAAGAGTATGTGATCAAAGGAAGAGATGTGTTCCAGCAGGTCTTGAGGAGAGCAACTCAGAAGCTCTCTCGCCAGCCGGCGACCACCCATGCGGCCAATCCAGAGAGCTCAGAGCGTCCATCTCTGATGGTCTCCTCTGACAACTGTGAGAACCTGCTTGGTGTGATACTGGACGATCTCCATGAGGTAGTTGAGCAGCACAAGGCATCAGCTAAGACGAGATCTGGTGGCAGGAAGTTCTGGGAGCAGGTCCACTCCTCCAGCCAGCTGCTTTATGACAGCACGCTGAGGACCCTGCAGAAAGCTGCAGACAAGCTGTCGGCTTTCGAAGAGCGGACATTTAAGATCATCCCCCCGATGCCCTCCAGACAGGAACCCATCCACAGCTGTGCAGAGAGCTCGGTTCAGGGTCAGCTGCAGAAGAGCCTGGAAGTGAACCTTCCCTCGACCTCCAGCCAGGCCTGCCAGGAGACCCAGGACCGCACGGTCAGGATCCTGACGGAGAGAGTGATGGATGACACTCTGTGTGAGTCTGCTGTTGCAGCTCTGTGTCCTGGGGCAGATCTCGGTGAGCTCAGCCCTGCAGCGGTCATCATCGATGCTGGGACAGCGTCGACCTCTGCACGAGAGACCAGAAAGCCTAAAAAGGGCTTGAAGTGGTTGAGCAAGAAAGCCAAGCTCTTCAAGAACAAG GTTCTGAAGAGAAAGACGGAGCCCAAGAAGCCCTCAGCCCAGGAGGAGCTTCCCCCCAGCTCTCACGTCACACCTG GGGCTAAGTGTGGTTCGCCTCTCAATCTGGAGCAGTCGAAGGACCTCGAGACCAACCAGGAGCCCCTTAGACATCCTTTACACGTACGGATGTTCCGTGCGCTTCAGTCCATCATCAAGACGTTCAAGGTGTCTTGA
- the LOC124479596 gene encoding uncharacterized protein LOC124479596 isoform X1: MEKNNTDSSQPEVNEGREGSLSGNKGTFIRVLTVRPLSLEDMDLVEPSDLPPPTVPTTGSKDQLEVLEVASTSQGVSGVERMPPGTTRTPSGTPSPDLQVEAKASLGSVAAEVIEAVISNVLAARAALQEEAQGPVTCSSVSYFLSAVCADVQTLPLLRRSGSSSRSSGRSLGELLTTMSRTNVVQAVELKLEEQFGPCRKEGSSTSSSSQSLTEDWVMIPYLGNGRSGHSMASDLVEEIIESIKSAVELLESQSSTSRAGNSSSLTGWDALDVSSAAKKMVCKAAAKLSPLVSSSRMGDVTADESVSLMNETSLESLPPSLIRLLLIRSVDTVSAACRAISSEFCFRESVKNEGLTKLQELANEQMLACLNKGVEEVEIDELIEGISAISDHSLILRRPELSFSHIYRSLFVDTLLPGCGHRTTEVLETLIFVCPQVPPTAGESQAHNNMRVGEIIKEYVIKGRDVFQQVLRRATQKLSRQPATTHAANPESSERPSLMVSSDNCENLLGVILDDLHEVVEQHKASAKTRSGGRKFWEQVHSSSQLLYDSTLRTLQKAADKLSAFEERTFKIIPPMPSRQEPIHSCAESSVLDDLHEVVEQHKASAKTRSGGRKFWEQVHSSSQLLYDSTLRTLQKAADKLSAFEERTFKIIPPMPSRQEPIHSCAESSVQGQLQKSLEVNLPSTSSQACQETQDRTVRILTERVMDDTLCESAVAALCPGADLGELSPAAVIIDAGTASTSARETRKPKKGLKWLSKKAKLFKNKVLKRKTEPKKPSAQEELPPSSHVTPGAKCGSPLNLEQSKDLETNQEPLRHPLHVRMFRALQSIIKTFKVS; encoded by the exons ATGGAGAAAAATAATACAGACTCATCTCAGCCCGAGGTGaacgagggaagagaggggagtctGTCTGGAAACAAGGGCACCTTCATCAGGGTGTTGACCGTGAGGCCTCTAAGTTTGGAGGACATGGACCTGGTCGAGCCCTCGGATCTGCCCCCTCCTACAGTACCCACCACTGGGTCTAAAGACCAGCTGGAAGTCCTGGAGGTTGCGTCCACTTCCCAGGGCGTCAGTGGAGTGGAGAGAATGCCCCCTGGCACAACCAGGACACCCAGTGGAACTCCCTCTCCGGATCTGCAGGTGGAGGCCAAGGCCAGTCTGGGCTCTGTGGCAGCTGAGGTGATCGAGGCGGTCATCAGCAACGTCCTGGCAGCCAGGGCCGCCCTCCAAGAAGAAGCTCAAGGGCCTGTTACCTGTTCCTCTGTGAGCTacttcctctctgctgtctgtgcCGACGTGCAGACTCTACCGCTGCTGAGGAGGTCAGGGAGCAGCAGTCGATCATCTGGAAGGTCCCTCGGAGAGCTCCTGACCACCATGTCAAGGACCAACGTTGTCCAGGCTGTGGAGCTGAAGCTGGAGGAGCAGTTTGGGCCATGTAGGAAGGAGGGCTCGTCCACATCTTCATCCAGCCAATCACTGACTGAGGATTGGGTCATGATCCCTTATCTGGGGAACGGTCGCTCTGGACATTCCATGGCCAGTGACCTGGTCGAGGAGATCATCGAATCCATTAAAAGTGCTGTTGAGTTGCTGGAAAGCCAGTCTTCAACATCCAGAGCAGGGAACAGCTCCTCCCTCACAGGATGGGACGCATTGGATGTTTCCTCTGCAGCCAAGAAGATGGTTTGCAAGGCAGCGGCCAAACTAAGCCCCCTGGTGAGCTCCTCCAGGATGGGAGATGTGACGGCGGACGAGAGCGTCTCTTTGATGAACGAGACGTCTCTGGAAAGTTTGCCCCCGTCTCTCATCAGGCTTCTGTTGATCCGGTCTGTCGACACGGTGTCAGCAGCCTGCAGAGCCATAAGCAGTGAGTTCTGCTTTCGGGAGAGCGTGAAGAATGAAGGCTTGACCAAACTCCAGGAGCTGGCCAACGAACAGATGTTGGCCTGTCTAAACAAGGGCGTAGAGGAAGTGGAGATCGATGAGCTCATCGAAGGCATCTCAGCCATCTCGGATCATTCGCTGATCCTAAGGCGCCCGGAGTTGTCCTTCTCCCACATCTACCGCTCCTTGTTCGTTGACACCCTTCTGCCAGGGTGTGGACACAGAACCACCGAGGTCCTGGAGACCTTGATTTTTGTATGTCCTCAGGTCCCACCCACAGCTGGAGAGAGCCAGGCTCATAATAACATGCGAGTGGGAGAGATCATTAAAGAGTATGTGATCAAAGGAAGAGATGTGTTCCAGCAGGTCTTGAGGAGAGCAACTCAGAAGCTCTCTCGCCAGCCGGCGACCACCCATGCGGCCAATCCAGAGAGCTCAGAGCGTCCATCTCTGATGGTCTCCTCTGACAACTGTGAGAACCTGCTTGGTGTGATACTGGACGATCTCCATGAGGTAGTTGAGCAGCACAAGGCATCAGCTAAGACGAGATCTGGTGGCAGGAAGTTCTGGGAGCAGGTCCACTCCTCCAGCCAGCTGCTTTATGACAGCACGCTGAGGACCCTGCAGAAAGCTGCAGACAAGCTGTCGGCTTTCGAAGAGCGGACATTTAAGATCATCCCCCCGATGCCCTCCAGACAGGAACCCATCCACAGCTGTGCAGAGAGCTCGGTT CTGGACGATCTCCATGAGGTAGTTGAGCAGCACAAGGCATCAGCTAAGACGAGATCTGGTGGCAGGAAGTTCTGGGAGCAGGTCCACTCCTCCAGCCAGCTGCTTTATGACAGCACGCTGAGGACCCTGCAGAAAGCTGCAGACAAGCTGTCGGCTTTCGAAGAGCGGACATTTAAGATCATCCCCCCGATGCCCTCCAGACAGGAACCCATCCACAGCTGTGCAGAGAGCTCGGTTCAGGGTCAGCTGCAGAAGAGCCTGGAAGTGAACCTTCCCTCGACCTCCAGCCAGGCCTGCCAGGAGACCCAGGACCGCACGGTCAGGATCCTGACGGAGAGAGTGATGGATGACACTCTGTGTGAGTCTGCTGTTGCAGCTCTGTGTCCTGGGGCAGATCTCGGTGAGCTCAGCCCTGCAGCGGTCATCATCGATGCTGGGACAGCGTCGACCTCTGCACGAGAGACCAGAAAGCCTAAAAAGGGCTTGAAGTGGTTGAGCAAGAAAGCCAAGCTCTTCAAGAACAAG GTTCTGAAGAGAAAGACGGAGCCCAAGAAGCCCTCAGCCCAGGAGGAGCTTCCCCCCAGCTCTCACGTCACACCTG GGGCTAAGTGTGGTTCGCCTCTCAATCTGGAGCAGTCGAAGGACCTCGAGACCAACCAGGAGCCCCTTAGACATCCTTTACACGTACGGATGTTCCGTGCGCTTCAGTCCATCATCAAGACGTTCAAGGTGTCTTGA
- the LOC124479645 gene encoding apolipoprotein L4-like, which yields MLVHLKYLSDVRTNRDFRLVFLFQEEAENFIKLFIQSKPRMLQFLTELEGSAVQLDNMKRGAQISTVAGSSVGAVGGVLSIVGLALAPVTAGVSLALTMAGVGMGVTSGVYSVGTTVTEMGVNRTQKIKANKFFQSFMKEMQTIQGCLEDVATKMLPVVSKEDVTVGAGKILGKGGAIGKGIDSLIDCASGVKLLRSENAIADLGQAAKGTPLALSKAARGGFIALNALFIGLDVFLICKDSVGLAKGSKSEVSQLIRARARLWSSELESWQKIHDSLKRGLLTSKDTQNLLEMPFYPLEEMTKGKKTFPLPLFLLLLQLLLFLLLPLFPFQLLLFLLLPLFLLLLLLLPFQLCLLLWLSLHLPLLCLHCLLPIVQDFYLTFYLFIGLY from the exons ATGCTCGTCCATCTCAAATACCTCAGTGATGTCAG GACCAACCGGGACTTCAGACTGGTTTTCCTGTTCCAGGAGGAAGCTGAAAACTTCATCAAACTCTTCATCCAGAGCAAGCCCAGAATGTTGCAGTTTCTGACTGAGCTGGAGGGGAGTGCCGTCCAGCTAGACAACATGAAGCGTGGGGCCCAGATCTCCACAGTGGCAGGTAGCTCCGTGGGGGCGGTTGGAGGGGTCCTGTCCATCGTGGGTTTGGCTCTGGCCCCCGTCACAGCAGGGGTCTCCCTGGCTCTCACCATGGCTGGTGTGGGCATGGGGGTCACCAGTGGGGTCTACAGCGTGGGCACCACAGTCACAGAGATGGGCGTCAACCGCACTCAAAAGATAAAAGCCAACAAGTTTTTCCAGAGTTTTATGAAGGAGATGCAGACCATCCAGGGGTGCCTGGAAGATGTGGCCACAAAGATGCTTCCCGTGGTGAGTAAGGAGGATGTGACCGTGGGAGCAGGGAAGATCTTGGGGAAAGGTGGTGCCATCGGGAAAGGAATCGACTCCCTGATTGATTGTGCCTCGGGTGTGAAACTTCTGAGGAGTGAGAATGCGATTGCTGACCTGGGACAGGCCGCAAAAGGGACGCCCCTCGCCCTCTCCAAGGCAGCCCGGGGGGGGTTCATCGCTCTCAACGCCCTGTTCATTGGCCTGGACGTGTTCCTCATCTGCAAGGACAGCGTCGGCCTGGCCAAGGGCAGCAAGAGTGAGGTTTCCCAGCTCATCCGGGCACGAGCACGGCTCTGGAGCTCTGAACTGGAGTCATGGCAGAAGATCCACGACTCTCTGAAGAGAGGTCTGCTCACGTCCAAGGACACCCAGAACCTGCTGGAGATGCCCTTTTACCCCCTGGAGGAGATGACCAAAGGGAAGAAGacgttccctctccctctcttcctcctcttgctccaactcctcctcttcctccttctccccttgtTCCCCTtccaactcctcctcttcctcctcctcccattgtTCCTCCTCTTACTCCTATTGTTACCCTTCcaactctgcctcctcctctggctctccctccacctccccttacTCTGTCTGCATTGTTTGCTTCCAATTGTTCAAGACTTTTACTTGACCTTTTACCTATTTATAGGCCTATACTAA
- the LOC124479596 gene encoding uncharacterized protein LOC124479596 isoform X2 gives MEKNNTDSSQPEVNEGREGSLSGNKGTFIRVLTVRPLSLEDMDLVEPSDLPPPTVPTTGSKDQLEVLEVASTSQGVSGVERMPPGTTRTPSGTPSPDLQVEAKASLGSVAAEVIEAVISNVLAARAALQEEAQGPVTCSSVSYFLSAVCADVQTLPLLRRSGSSSRSSGRSLGELLTTMSRTNVVQAVELKLEEQFGPCRKEGSSTSSSSQSLTEDWVMIPYLGNGRSGHSMASDLVEEIIESIKSAVELLESQSSTSRAGNSSSLTGWDALDVSSAAKKMVCKAAAKLSPLVSSSRMGDVTADESVSLMNETSLESLPPSLIRLLLIRSVDTVSAACRAISSEFCFRESVKNEGLTKLQELANEQMLACLNKGVEEVEIDELIEGISAISDHSLILRRPELSFSHIYRSLFVDTLLPGCGHRTTEVLETLIFVCPQVPPTAGESQAHNNMRVGEIIKEYVIKGRDVFQQVLRRATQKLSRQPATTHAANPESSERPSLMVSSDNCENLLGVILDDLHEVVEQHKASAKTRSGGRKFWEQVHSSSQLLYDSTLRTLQKAADKLSAFEERTFKIIPPMPSRQEPIHSCAESSVQGQLQKSLEVNLPSTSSQACQETQDRTVRILTERVMDDTLCESAVAALCPGADLGELSPAAVIIDAGTASTSARETRKPKKGLKWLSKKAKLFKNKVLKRKTEPKKPSAQEELPPSSHVTPGAKCGSPLNLEQSKDLETNQEPLRHPLHVRMFRALQSIVKTFKVS, from the exons ATGGAGAAAAATAATACAGACTCATCTCAGCCCGAGGTGaacgagggaagagaggggagtctGTCTGGAAACAAGGGCACCTTCATCAGGGTGTTGACCGTGAGGCCTCTAAGTTTGGAGGACATGGACCTGGTCGAGCCCTCGGATCTGCCCCCTCCTACAGTACCCACCACTGGGTCTAAAGACCAGCTGGAAGTCCTGGAGGTTGCGTCCACTTCCCAGGGCGTCAGTGGAGTGGAGAGAATGCCCCCTGGCACAACCAGGACACCCAGTGGAACTCCCTCTCCGGATCTGCAGGTGGAGGCCAAGGCCAGTCTGGGCTCTGTGGCAGCTGAGGTGATCGAGGCGGTCATCAGCAACGTCCTGGCAGCCAGGGCCGCCCTCCAAGAAGAAGCTCAAGGGCCTGTTACCTGTTCCTCTGTGAGCTacttcctctctgctgtctgtgcCGACGTGCAGACTCTACCGCTGCTGAGGAGGTCAGGGAGCAGCAGTCGATCATCTGGAAGGTCCCTCGGAGAGCTCCTGACCACCATGTCAAGGACCAACGTTGTCCAGGCTGTGGAGCTGAAGCTGGAGGAGCAGTTTGGGCCATGTAGGAAGGAGGGCTCGTCCACATCTTCATCCAGCCAATCACTGACTGAGGATTGGGTCATGATCCCTTATCTGGGGAACGGTCGCTCTGGACATTCCATGGCCAGTGACCTGGTCGAGGAGATCATCGAATCCATTAAAAGTGCTGTTGAGTTGCTGGAAAGCCAGTCTTCAACATCCAGAGCAGGGAACAGCTCCTCCCTCACAGGATGGGACGCATTGGATGTTTCCTCTGCAGCCAAGAAGATGGTTTGCAAGGCAGCGGCCAAACTAAGCCCCCTGGTGAGCTCCTCCAGGATGGGAGATGTGACGGCGGACGAGAGCGTCTCTTTGATGAACGAGACGTCTCTGGAAAGTTTGCCCCCGTCTCTCATCAGGCTTCTGTTGATCCGGTCTGTCGACACGGTGTCAGCAGCCTGCAGAGCCATAAGCAGTGAGTTCTGCTTTCGGGAGAGCGTGAAGAATGAAGGCTTGACCAAACTCCAGGAGCTGGCCAACGAACAGATGTTGGCCTGTCTAAACAAGGGCGTAGAGGAAGTGGAGATCGATGAGCTCATCGAAGGCATCTCAGCCATCTCGGATCATTCGCTGATCCTAAGGCGCCCGGAGTTGTCCTTCTCCCACATCTACCGCTCCTTGTTCGTTGACACCCTTCTGCCAGGGTGTGGACACAGAACCACCGAGGTCCTGGAGACCTTGATTTTTGTATGTCCTCAGGTCCCACCCACAGCTGGAGAGAGCCAGGCTCATAATAACATGCGAGTGGGAGAGATCATTAAAGAGTATGTGATCAAAGGAAGAGATGTGTTCCAGCAGGTCTTGAGGAGAGCAACTCAGAAGCTCTCTCGCCAGCCGGCGACCACCCATGCGGCCAATCCAGAGAGCTCAGAGCGTCCATCTCTGATGGTCTCCTCTGACAACTGTGAGAACCTGCTTGGTGTGATACTGGACGATCTCCATGAGGTAGTTGAGCAGCACAAGGCATCAGCTAAGACGAGATCTGGTGGCAGGAAGTTCTGGGAGCAGGTCCACTCCTCCAGCCAGCTGCTTTATGACAGCACGCTGAGGACCCTGCAGAAAGCTGCAGACAAGCTGTCGGCTTTCGAAGAGCGGACATTTAAGATCATCCCCCCGATGCCCTCCAGACAGGAACCCATCCACAGCTGTGCAGAGAGCTCGGTTCAGGGTCAGCTGCAGAAGAGCCTGGAAGTGAACCTTCCCTCGACCTCCAGCCAGGCCTGCCAGGAGACCCAGGACCGCACGGTCAGGATCCTGACGGAGAGAGTGATGGATGACACTCTGTGTGAGTCTGCTGTTGCAGCTCTGTGTCCTGGGGCAGATCTCGGTGAGCTCAGCCCTGCAGCGGTCATCATCGATGCTGGGACAGCGTCGACCTCTGCACGAGAGACCAGAAAGCCTAAAAAGGGCTTGAAGTGGTTGAGCAAGAAAGCCAAGCTCTTCAAGAACAAG GTTCTGAAGAGAAAGACGGAGCCCAAGAAGCCCTCAGCCCAGGAGGAGCTTCCCCCCAGCTCTCACGTCACACCTG GGGCTAAGTGTGGTTCGCCTCTCAATCTGGAGCAGTCGAAGGACCTCGAGACCAACCAGGAGCCCCTTAGACATCCTTTACACGTACGGATGTTCCGTGCGCTTCAGTCCATCGTCAAGACGTTCAAGGTGTCTTGA
- the LOC124479688 gene encoding nucleoside diphosphate kinase B-like — protein MAENKEQTFIAIKPDGVQRGLVGEIIKRFEHRGYKLIAMKMVQPSEEHAKQHYLDLKDLPFYPSLCKYLASGPVVAMVWEGLSAVKIGRMMLGETNPADSKPGTIRGDYCVQIGRNLIHGSDALETAKKEIALWFKAEEMIAWESCGKPFLYE, from the exons ATGGCCGAGAACAAGGAACAGACTTTCATCGCCATCAAGCCCGATGGCGTGCAGAGGGGGCTCGTGGGAGAAATCATCAAGCGCTTTGAGCACAGGGGATACAAGCTCATTGCCATGAAGATGGTCCAG CCATCTGAGGAGCATGCCAAGCAGCATTACCTGGATCTGAAGGACCTGCCCTTCTACCCCAGCCTGTGCAAGTACCTGGCCTCAGGACCCGTCGTCGCCATG GTTTGGGAGGGTCTGAGCGCTGTGAAGATCGGCAGGATGATGCTGGGAGAGACCAACCCCGCCGACTCCAAACCAGGCACCATCCGCGGAGACTACTGCGTCCAGATCGGCAG GAACCTCATTCACGGCAGCGATGCCCTGGAGACCGCCAAGAAAGAGATTGCCTTGTGGTTCAAGGCTGAGGAGATGATCGCCTGGGAGAGCTGTGGCAAGCCCTTCCTCTACGAGTAA